A DNA window from Citrobacter tructae contains the following coding sequences:
- the ilvG gene encoding acetolactate synthase 2 catalytic subunit — protein sequence MNGAQWVVHALRAQGVNTVFGYPGGAIMPVYDTLYDGGVEHLLCRHEQGAAMAAIGYARSTGKTGVCIATSGPGATNLITGLADALLDSVPVVAITGQVSSSFIGTDAFQEVDVLGMSLSCTKHSFLVQSLEELPRIMAEAFAVANSGRPGPVLVDIPKDIQLASGTLEPYFTTVENAAAFPHAEVEQARKMLAKAQKPVLYVGGGVGMAQAVPALREFIALTQIPVACTLKGLGAVDADYPYYLGMLGMHGTKAANFAVQECDLLIAVGARFDDRVTGKLNTFAPNASVIHMDIDPAEMNKLRQAHVALQGDLNTLLPALQQPLTINEWCQHTADMRAEHAWRYDHPGEAIYAPLLLKQLSDRKPTDSVVTTDVGQHQMWSAQHMAYTRPENFITSSGLGTMGFGLPAAVGAQVARPDDTVICISGDGSFMMNVQELGTVKRKQLPLKIVLLDNQRLGMVRQWQQLFFQERYSETTLTDNPDFLMLASAFGIPGQHITRKDQVEAALDTMLNSKGPYLLHVSIDELENVWPLVPPGASNSEMLEKSS from the coding sequence ATGAATGGGGCACAGTGGGTGGTACATGCGTTGCGTGCACAAGGGGTTAACACCGTCTTTGGTTATCCCGGTGGCGCAATTATGCCGGTTTACGATACGTTGTATGACGGCGGCGTAGAACACTTGTTGTGCCGACATGAGCAGGGTGCGGCGATGGCGGCGATTGGTTATGCTCGCTCAACCGGTAAAACTGGGGTCTGTATCGCCACTTCCGGTCCTGGTGCAACCAACCTGATCACCGGCCTGGCTGATGCGCTGTTAGATTCCGTTCCCGTTGTGGCGATCACTGGCCAGGTCTCTTCCTCGTTTATCGGTACCGATGCGTTCCAGGAAGTGGACGTGCTCGGCATGTCGCTGTCCTGCACCAAACACAGCTTTCTTGTGCAGTCGCTGGAAGAACTGCCGCGTATCATGGCTGAGGCTTTCGCCGTGGCAAATTCCGGTCGTCCTGGCCCGGTTTTGGTTGATATCCCAAAAGATATCCAGTTGGCCAGCGGTACGCTGGAGCCGTATTTCACCACCGTCGAAAACGCAGCAGCTTTCCCACATGCTGAAGTTGAACAAGCTCGTAAGATGCTGGCAAAGGCACAGAAGCCGGTATTGTACGTAGGGGGAGGCGTAGGGATGGCGCAGGCGGTTCCGGCCCTGCGTGAGTTTATCGCGCTTACCCAAATACCGGTCGCCTGCACACTGAAAGGTCTGGGCGCCGTTGATGCGGATTACCCGTATTATCTGGGCATGCTGGGAATGCACGGCACTAAAGCGGCAAACTTTGCGGTGCAGGAGTGTGATTTGCTGATTGCCGTTGGCGCTCGTTTTGATGACCGGGTGACCGGCAAGCTGAACACCTTTGCCCCCAATGCCAGCGTGATCCACATGGATATCGATCCGGCTGAGATGAACAAACTGCGTCAGGCACACGTTGCGCTGCAGGGTGATTTGAATACGCTGTTACCCGCATTACAACAACCGCTGACCATCAACGAATGGTGCCAGCATACAGCTGATATGCGCGCAGAACATGCCTGGCGCTACGATCATCCGGGCGAGGCTATTTACGCGCCGCTGTTGTTAAAACAGTTGTCCGATCGCAAACCTACGGATAGCGTAGTGACGACGGATGTAGGTCAGCATCAGATGTGGTCAGCACAACATATGGCCTACACTCGCCCGGAGAACTTCATCACCTCCAGCGGCCTGGGGACGATGGGCTTTGGCTTACCAGCGGCCGTGGGCGCGCAGGTGGCCCGTCCGGACGATACGGTAATCTGTATCTCCGGTGACGGCTCTTTCATGATGAATGTACAGGAGCTGGGCACTGTAAAACGCAAGCAGTTGCCGCTGAAGATCGTCTTACTCGACAACCAGCGATTAGGCATGGTTCGACAATGGCAGCAGCTGTTTTTCCAGGAACGTTATAGCGAAACCACTCTTACCGATAACCCCGATTTCCTTATGTTGGCCAGCGCCTTTGGCATCCCAGGCCAACATATCACCCGTAAAGACCAGGTTGAAGCGGCACTCGACACCATGCTGAACAGTAAGGGGCCATACCTGCTTCATGTCTCAATCGACGAACTTGAGAATGTTTGGCCTCTGGTACCGCCTGGTGCCAGTAACTCAGAAATGCTGGAGAAATCATCATGA
- the mdtD gene encoding multidrug transporter subunit MdtD, with protein sequence MPEKKSRSMAGLPWIAAMAFFMQALDATILNTALPAIAHSLNRSPLAMQSAIISYTLTVAMLIPVSGWLADRFGTRRIFMIAVSLFTLGSLACALSGSLTELVVFRVIQGIGGAMMMPVARLALLRAYPRSELLPVLNFVTMPGLVGPILGPVLGGVLVTWASWHWIFLINIPIGIAGIFYARKYMPNFTTPRRGFDMTGFFLFGLSLVLFSSGVELLGEKLVASWIALSIILGSILLLLAYIRHARHHPTPLIALPIFKTRTFSVGIAGNLATRLGTGCVPFLMPLMLQVGFGYPALIAGCMMAPTALGSILAKSMVTQVLRRLGYRTTLVGVTVFIGLMIAQFSLQSPAMPIWMLILPLFILGMAMSTQFTSMNTITLADLTDDNASSGNSVLAVTQQLSISLGVAISAAVLRIYEGMEGTNTVEQFHYTFITMGAITVISALMFMLLKAKDGRNLIKERHKSKPTPAPSEQE encoded by the coding sequence ATGCCAGAAAAGAAATCACGCAGTATGGCCGGGTTGCCATGGATCGCCGCCATGGCCTTTTTTATGCAGGCATTAGACGCCACTATCCTTAATACTGCGTTACCCGCAATCGCACACAGCCTCAACCGCTCCCCACTCGCCATGCAGTCGGCCATCATCAGCTACACCCTGACGGTGGCGATGCTGATCCCGGTGAGTGGTTGGCTGGCTGACCGCTTCGGTACCCGACGTATCTTTATGATTGCCGTGAGCCTGTTTACCTTGGGTTCACTTGCCTGTGCGCTATCTGGCTCTTTAACAGAACTGGTTGTTTTCCGGGTGATACAGGGTATTGGCGGCGCAATGATGATGCCGGTTGCCCGCCTGGCGCTATTGCGCGCCTACCCGCGTAGTGAGCTGCTCCCGGTACTTAACTTCGTGACCATGCCTGGACTGGTGGGGCCGATTTTAGGCCCGGTTTTAGGCGGAGTTTTGGTAACGTGGGCCAGCTGGCACTGGATCTTCCTGATTAATATTCCAATTGGCATTGCCGGTATCTTCTATGCCCGCAAATATATGCCGAACTTCACCACACCACGCCGTGGCTTTGATATGACCGGTTTCTTTCTCTTTGGTCTGAGCCTGGTGCTGTTTTCCAGCGGAGTGGAGTTGCTCGGTGAAAAACTTGTCGCCAGTTGGATAGCGCTTAGCATTATTCTTGGCAGCATTTTGCTGCTGCTCGCCTACATCCGCCACGCGCGCCACCATCCAACACCATTAATTGCGCTCCCGATCTTTAAGACCCGAACGTTCTCGGTCGGTATCGCGGGAAACCTTGCCACACGCCTGGGGACAGGATGTGTACCTTTCTTAATGCCACTGATGTTGCAGGTCGGCTTTGGCTACCCGGCGCTAATAGCCGGTTGTATGATGGCACCGACAGCGCTGGGATCCATTCTGGCGAAATCAATGGTGACACAGGTCCTGCGTCGTCTTGGCTACCGCACGACGCTGGTCGGCGTGACGGTATTTATCGGCCTGATGATTGCGCAGTTCTCTTTGCAATCTCCCGCCATGCCAATTTGGATGCTGATCCTGCCGTTGTTCATTTTAGGTATGGCAATGTCCACCCAGTTTACCTCGATGAATACCATTACCCTTGCGGATCTGACCGATGATAATGCCAGCAGCGGCAACAGCGTGTTAGCCGTCACGCAACAGCTGTCGATTAGCTTAGGTGTTGCGATTAGCGCCGCCGTACTGCGTATCTATGAAGGCATGGAAGGAACCAATACGGTCGAACAGTTCCACTATACCTTTATTACGATGGGCGCTATTACGGTGATATCAGCACTGATGTTCATGCTGCTAAAAGCCAAAGATGGCCGCAACCTGATCAAAGAGCGGCATAAGTCTAAACCGACCCCCGCACCATCAGAACAGGAGTAA
- the ilvD gene encoding dihydroxy-acid dehydratase has translation MPKYRSATTTHGRNMAGARALWRATGMTDDDFGKPIIAVVNSFTQFVPGHVHLRDLGKLVAEQIEASGGVAKEFNTIAVDDGIAMGHGGMLYSLPSRELIADSVEYMVNAHCADAMVCISNCDKITPGMLMASLRLNIPVIFVSGGPMEAGKTKLSDQIIKLDLVDAMIQGADPKVSDSQSDQIERSACPTCGSCSGMFTANSMNCLTEALGLSQPGNGSLLATHADRKQLFLNAGSRIVELTKRYYEQNDDSALPRNIANKAAFENAMTLDIAMGGSTNTVLHLLAAAQEAEIDFTMSDIDKLSRKVPQLCKVAPSTQKYHMEDVHRAGGVLGILGELDRAELLNRNVKNVLGLTLPQTLDRYDVMLTQDDAVKKMFRAGPAGVRTTQAFSQDCRWDTLDDDRAEGCIRSLEHAYSKDGGLAVLYGNFAENGCIVKTAGVDDSILKFTGPAKVYESQDDAVEAILGGKVVAGDVVVIRYEGPKGGPGMQEMLYPTTFLKSMGLGKACALITDGRFSGGTSGLSIGHVSPEAASGGNIAIIEDGDMIAIDIPNRGIQLLLSDAEIAARREAQQARGDKAWTPKDRQRQVSFALRAYASLATSADKGAVRDKSKLGG, from the coding sequence ATGCCTAAGTACCGTTCCGCCACCACCACACATGGCCGCAATATGGCGGGAGCCCGCGCGTTGTGGCGCGCCACCGGGATGACCGATGATGACTTCGGTAAGCCGATTATTGCCGTTGTGAACTCCTTTACCCAGTTCGTGCCGGGCCACGTGCATCTGCGCGATCTCGGTAAACTGGTTGCCGAACAGATCGAAGCTTCCGGTGGCGTGGCGAAAGAGTTTAATACCATCGCCGTGGATGACGGTATCGCCATGGGCCACGGAGGCATGCTGTATTCCCTGCCGTCGCGCGAACTGATCGCCGACTCGGTGGAGTACATGGTGAACGCCCACTGCGCTGATGCGATGGTCTGTATCTCTAACTGCGACAAAATCACCCCGGGGATGTTAATGGCCTCGCTGCGCCTGAACATTCCGGTGATTTTTGTGTCCGGTGGCCCAATGGAAGCGGGTAAAACCAAGCTCTCCGATCAGATCATTAAACTCGATCTGGTGGATGCGATGATTCAGGGTGCGGACCCGAAAGTCTCTGATTCCCAAAGCGATCAGATTGAGCGTTCTGCCTGCCCGACCTGTGGCTCCTGTTCCGGTATGTTCACGGCCAACTCGATGAACTGCCTGACTGAAGCGCTGGGCCTGTCGCAGCCGGGTAACGGTTCGCTGTTGGCAACACACGCCGACCGTAAACAACTGTTCCTCAATGCGGGTTCACGTATTGTTGAGCTGACCAAACGCTATTATGAGCAAAATGATGATTCCGCGCTGCCGCGCAATATCGCCAATAAGGCGGCGTTTGAAAATGCTATGACCCTGGATATCGCCATGGGCGGTTCCACCAACACTGTTCTGCACTTGCTGGCTGCCGCACAGGAAGCGGAAATCGACTTCACCATGAGTGATATCGATAAATTGTCCCGCAAAGTGCCGCAGTTGTGTAAAGTCGCGCCGAGTACCCAGAAATACCATATGGAAGACGTCCACCGCGCGGGCGGTGTTCTGGGGATCTTAGGCGAGCTGGACAGAGCCGAACTGCTGAACCGCAACGTGAAAAACGTGCTGGGGCTGACCTTGCCACAAACCCTGGATCGCTATGATGTCATGCTGACTCAGGATGACGCGGTGAAAAAGATGTTCCGCGCCGGTCCAGCGGGCGTTCGTACAACGCAGGCGTTCTCGCAGGATTGCCGCTGGGATACGCTGGATGACGATCGCGCCGAAGGTTGTATTCGTTCTCTGGAACATGCTTACAGCAAAGACGGCGGTCTGGCCGTGCTGTACGGTAACTTCGCGGAAAACGGCTGTATTGTGAAAACCGCAGGCGTGGATGACAGCATCCTGAAATTCACCGGCCCAGCGAAAGTCTACGAAAGTCAGGACGATGCCGTTGAAGCCATTCTCGGCGGCAAAGTGGTGGCAGGTGACGTGGTAGTGATCCGCTACGAAGGGCCGAAAGGCGGGCCGGGCATGCAGGAGATGCTCTATCCAACCACCTTCCTGAAATCGATGGGTCTCGGCAAGGCCTGTGCATTGATCACCGACGGGCGTTTCTCCGGCGGTACGTCGGGTCTGTCCATCGGTCACGTTTCACCGGAAGCGGCGAGCGGCGGCAACATTGCGATTATCGAAGATGGTGACATGATTGCGATTGATATCCCGAATCGTGGTATCCAACTGCTGTTGAGTGATGCGGAGATTGCGGCCCGCCGTGAAGCGCAGCAAGCCCGCGGCGATAAAGCCTGGACGCCAAAAGATCGCCAGCGTCAGGTCTCCTTCGCGTTGCGCGCCTACGCCAGCCTGGCAACCAGTGCTGATAAAGGCGCGGTACGCGATAAATCGAAGCTGGGGGGCTAA
- the ilvX gene encoding peptide IlvX has translation MNASIKFCFSRFTAGM, from the coding sequence GTGAACGCTAGCATAAAATTCTGTTTCTCAAGATTTACGGCGGGGATGTAA
- a CDS encoding branched-chain amino acid transaminase, protein MTTKKADFIWSNGEMIRWEDAKVHVMSHALHYGTSVFEGIRCYDSHKGPVVFRHREHMQRLRDSAKIYRFPVSQSVDELMEACRAVIRKNNLTSAYIRPLVFVGDVGMGVNPPAGYTTDVIIAAFPWGAYLGAEALEQGIDAMVSSWNRVAPNTIPTAAKAGGNYLSSLLVGSEARRHGYQEGIALDVNGYISEGAGENLFEVKDGILFTPPFTSSALPGITRDAIIKLAKDLDIEVREQVLSRESLYLADEVFMSGTAAEITPVRSVDGIQVGEGRCGPVTKRIQQAFFGLFTGETEDKYGWLDQVNQ, encoded by the coding sequence ATGACGACGAAAAAAGCTGATTTCATTTGGTCCAATGGCGAGATGATTCGTTGGGAAGACGCGAAGGTCCACGTGATGTCTCACGCGCTGCACTACGGTACGTCAGTATTTGAAGGTATCCGTTGCTACGACTCTCACAAAGGGCCGGTGGTGTTCCGTCATCGCGAACACATGCAGCGTCTGCGTGATTCAGCCAAGATTTATCGTTTTCCTGTTTCTCAGAGCGTTGATGAGTTGATGGAAGCTTGCCGTGCGGTGATCCGCAAAAATAATCTGACCAGTGCGTACATCCGCCCGCTGGTGTTTGTTGGCGATGTCGGGATGGGTGTGAACCCGCCTGCGGGATACACCACTGACGTGATTATTGCTGCGTTCCCGTGGGGAGCTTACCTCGGTGCTGAAGCGCTGGAACAGGGGATCGACGCGATGGTTTCTTCCTGGAACCGCGTTGCGCCGAACACCATCCCTACCGCAGCTAAAGCGGGCGGTAACTATCTGTCTTCGCTGCTGGTAGGTAGCGAAGCGCGTCGTCATGGTTATCAGGAAGGTATTGCGCTGGATGTGAATGGCTACATCTCCGAAGGCGCGGGTGAAAACCTGTTTGAAGTTAAAGACGGCATTCTGTTTACCCCGCCGTTTACCTCATCCGCGCTGCCAGGCATCACCCGTGACGCGATCATCAAGCTGGCGAAAGACCTCGATATCGAAGTGCGTGAGCAGGTGCTGTCCCGCGAATCTCTGTACCTGGCCGACGAAGTGTTCATGTCCGGTACTGCGGCAGAAATCACCCCAGTACGCAGCGTTGACGGTATCCAGGTGGGCGAAGGCCGTTGTGGCCCGGTGACCAAACGTATCCAGCAAGCCTTCTTTGGCCTCTTCACTGGTGAAACGGAAGATAAATACGGCTGGTTAGATCAGGTTAATCAATAA
- the maoP gene encoding macrodomain Ori organization protein MaoP — MAESFTTTNRYFDNKYYPRGFSRHGDFTIKEAQLLERHGYAFNELDLGKREPVTEEEKLFVAVCRGEREPVTEAERVWSKYMTRIKRPKRFHTLSGGKPQVEGAEDYTESDD, encoded by the coding sequence ATGGCGGAAAGCTTTACGACGACTAATCGATATTTCGACAATAAATATTATCCCCGCGGATTCTCCCGTCATGGTGATTTCACCATTAAAGAGGCACAGCTGCTTGAGCGTCATGGCTATGCTTTCAATGAGCTGGATCTGGGCAAGCGTGAGCCGGTAACTGAAGAAGAGAAGTTGTTTGTGGCGGTGTGCCGTGGTGAACGTGAGCCGGTTACCGAAGCTGAACGTGTGTGGTCTAAATACATGACGCGTATTAAGCGTCCAAAACGTTTCCATACGCTGTCTGGCGGTAAACCTCAGGTTGAAGGTGCAGAAGACTACACTGAGTCAGATGACTAA
- the hdfR gene encoding HTH-type transcriptional regulator HdfR, which produces MERVVDTELLKTFLEVSRTRHFGRAAEALYLTQSAVSFRIRQLENQLGVNLFTRHRNNIRLTAAGEKLLPYAETLMNTWQAARKEVANTSRHNEFSIGASASLWECMLNSWLGRLYQSQEPQASLQFEARIAQRQSLVKQLHERQLDLLITTETPKMDEFSSQLLGYFTLALYCCTPSQTKDELNYLRLEWGPDFQQHEVGLVAGDEIPVLTTSSAELARQQLSVLKGFSWLPVSWAKTKSDLHMITDSTTLSRPLYAVWLQNSDKHTLIRDLLKTNILDD; this is translated from the coding sequence ATGGAGCGAGTTGTGGATACGGAATTGTTAAAGACTTTCCTGGAAGTTAGCCGAACGCGCCACTTTGGTCGGGCAGCTGAAGCGCTCTATCTGACCCAGTCGGCAGTCAGTTTTCGCATCAGACAACTGGAAAATCAACTAGGTGTGAACCTGTTCACCCGACACAGAAACAATATCCGTTTAACCGCAGCGGGTGAAAAATTATTGCCCTATGCTGAAACGCTCATGAATACATGGCAAGCAGCACGTAAGGAGGTTGCGAATACCTCGCGGCATAATGAGTTCTCTATCGGTGCCAGTGCTTCCCTTTGGGAGTGCATGCTTAATAGCTGGCTGGGGCGGTTGTATCAATCACAGGAACCGCAAGCCAGCCTGCAATTTGAAGCCAGGATCGCGCAACGTCAGTCGTTAGTTAAGCAACTCCATGAACGACAGCTTGATCTGCTGATTACCACCGAAACACCCAAAATGGACGAATTTAGCAGCCAACTGCTGGGATATTTCACACTAGCGTTATATTGCTGCACACCATCACAGACAAAAGACGAGTTGAATTATCTGCGCCTGGAATGGGGACCTGATTTTCAACAACACGAAGTGGGATTAGTTGCAGGTGATGAAATACCGGTGCTTACTACCAGTTCTGCTGAGCTGGCAAGGCAGCAACTTTCTGTACTTAAGGGTTTTAGCTGGCTTCCTGTCAGTTGGGCGAAAACGAAAAGCGATCTCCACATGATTACCGACAGCACGACGCTTTCACGTCCGCTATATGCGGTTTGGCTGCAAAATAGCGATAAACATACGCTTATCCGCGATCTGTTAAAAACGAATATTCTGGATGACTAG
- the ilvL gene encoding ilv operon leader peptide codes for MTALLRVISLVVISVVVIIIPPCGAALGRGKA; via the coding sequence ATGACAGCCCTTCTACGAGTGATTAGCCTGGTCGTGATTAGCGTGGTGGTGATTATTATCCCACCGTGCGGGGCTGCACTTGGACGAGGAAAGGCTTAG
- a CDS encoding YifB family Mg chelatase-like AAA ATPase yields the protein MSLSIVHTRAALGVNAPPITIEVHISSGLPGLTMVGLPETTVKEARDRVRSAIINSGYEFPAKKITINLAPADLPKEGGRYDLPIAVALLAASEQLTTHNLDTYELLGELALTGALRGVPGAISSATEAIRAGRRIIVAKENAAEVGLIHGEGCLIADHLQSVCAFLEGKHELERPVYVEIPPAGSSDDLSDIIGQEQGKRGLEITAAGGHNLLLIGPPGTGKTMLASRLKGLLPPLNNEEALESAAILSLVNSDTIHKQWKQRPFRSPHHSASLTAMVGGGAIPAPGEISLAHNGILFLDELPEFERRTLDALREPIESGQIHLSRTRAKITYPAHFQLIAAMNPSPTGHYQGNHNRCTPEQTLRYLNRLSGPFLDRFDLSLEIPLPPPGILSQRAVKGEGSEAVKKRVMAARVRQYQRQNKLNAHLGSQDIHQFCILHRDDARWLEETLAHLGLSIRAWLRLIKVARTIADIDQCDQITRQHLQEAVGYRAIDRLLIHLQKLLA from the coding sequence ATGTCACTGTCGATAGTCCACACACGCGCCGCATTAGGCGTCAATGCACCACCCATTACTATTGAAGTACATATTAGTAGTGGCTTGCCCGGCTTGACCATGGTCGGGTTACCCGAAACGACCGTGAAAGAGGCCCGCGATCGAGTTCGCAGTGCGATTATTAATAGCGGGTATGAATTTCCGGCCAAGAAGATAACCATCAACCTCGCCCCGGCAGATCTGCCTAAAGAAGGCGGGAGATATGATTTGCCTATCGCCGTTGCGCTTCTGGCAGCGTCAGAGCAGCTTACAACACATAATCTCGATACTTATGAGTTGTTAGGTGAATTAGCGCTTACAGGTGCGTTACGCGGCGTTCCCGGAGCGATATCAAGCGCAACCGAAGCGATTCGCGCAGGCAGACGAATCATTGTCGCAAAAGAGAATGCTGCAGAAGTGGGGTTGATACACGGCGAGGGGTGTCTGATTGCCGATCACCTGCAGTCTGTATGCGCATTTCTTGAAGGCAAGCATGAATTAGAAAGACCCGTTTACGTAGAGATTCCGCCTGCAGGCTCTTCTGATGACCTCAGCGACATCATCGGCCAGGAACAGGGTAAACGAGGGCTGGAGATAACCGCCGCAGGCGGCCACAATCTCCTGCTCATCGGCCCGCCGGGTACGGGGAAAACAATGCTCGCCAGTCGCCTCAAAGGACTGCTGCCACCGTTAAACAATGAGGAGGCACTGGAAAGTGCGGCAATCCTCAGTCTGGTCAATTCCGACACGATACACAAGCAGTGGAAGCAACGCCCCTTTCGCTCACCTCATCACAGTGCTTCTTTAACCGCAATGGTAGGCGGAGGAGCAATACCAGCACCAGGAGAGATTTCTCTGGCACATAACGGCATATTATTTTTGGATGAATTGCCCGAGTTTGAACGCCGTACACTGGATGCTCTACGTGAACCCATTGAATCCGGACAAATTCATTTATCACGAACCCGGGCAAAAATAACCTACCCGGCACACTTTCAACTGATAGCGGCAATGAATCCAAGCCCAACGGGACACTATCAGGGAAACCACAATCGCTGTACCCCAGAGCAAACGCTACGCTACCTCAATCGCTTATCCGGCCCTTTTCTCGACCGCTTCGATTTGTCCCTCGAAATTCCCCTTCCACCGCCGGGTATACTCAGCCAGCGCGCGGTAAAGGGAGAGGGCAGCGAGGCGGTGAAGAAACGTGTTATGGCCGCGCGTGTGCGCCAGTATCAGCGGCAAAATAAGTTAAATGCACATTTGGGTAGCCAGGATATACATCAATTCTGCATTTTGCACAGGGATGATGCGCGCTGGCTGGAGGAAACGTTAGCACATCTTGGATTGTCCATCCGTGCGTGGCTGCGCCTGATAAAGGTCGCTCGCACAATTGCGGATATTGATCAATGTGACCAGATCACCCGTCAGCATTTACAGGAAGCCGTTGGCTATCGGGCAATCGACCGGCTGTTAATCCATTTGCAGAAACTACTGGCATAA
- the ilvM gene encoding acetolactate synthase 2 small subunit has product MMQHQVAVEARFNPETLERVLRVVRHRGFQVCSMNMEAASDAQNINIELTVASPRSVDLLFSQLSKLVDVAHVAICQSTTTSQQIRA; this is encoded by the coding sequence ATGATGCAACATCAGGTCGCCGTTGAGGCTCGTTTCAATCCGGAAACATTAGAACGTGTTTTACGCGTGGTACGTCATCGTGGTTTTCAGGTGTGCTCCATGAATATGGAAGCCGCCAGCGATGCGCAGAATATAAATATTGAATTGACCGTTGCCAGCCCACGGTCGGTCGACTTACTGTTTAGTCAGTTAAGTAAACTGGTAGATGTTGCACATGTTGCAATCTGCCAGAGCACAACCACATCACAACAAATTCGCGCCTGA
- a CDS encoding FadR/GntR family transcriptional regulator: protein MPLNAQQLAAQKNLSYVLAEKLAQRILKGEYAPGAILPGEIELGDQFGVSRTAVREAIKTLTAKGMVLPRPRIGTRVMPQANWNFLDQELLTWWMTEDNFPQVIKHFLVMRISLEPQACLLAATIGTAEQKAHLNTLMKEMVELKKNFKRERWIEVDIAWHEHIYEMSANPFLISFASLFHSVYQTYFTSITYNEVVKLDLHQAIVDAIEDSDGDRAFTACQALLIAPNDLPDK from the coding sequence ATGCCTTTAAATGCCCAACAGTTAGCCGCACAGAAAAACCTTTCCTATGTTCTGGCCGAAAAACTGGCTCAGCGAATATTAAAAGGTGAGTACGCGCCAGGCGCTATCCTGCCAGGTGAAATAGAACTGGGCGATCAGTTCGGCGTGAGCCGTACTGCAGTAAGAGAAGCTATAAAGACGTTAACGGCAAAAGGAATGGTATTACCGCGCCCGCGGATCGGTACTCGCGTTATGCCCCAAGCAAACTGGAATTTCCTCGATCAGGAGCTGCTCACGTGGTGGATGACGGAAGATAATTTCCCTCAGGTCATCAAACATTTTCTGGTGATGCGCATTAGCCTGGAACCCCAAGCCTGTTTACTGGCTGCCACCATCGGCACGGCAGAACAAAAAGCGCACCTGAATACCTTAATGAAAGAAATGGTCGAGCTGAAAAAGAACTTTAAGCGTGAGCGCTGGATTGAAGTAGATATTGCCTGGCATGAACACATCTATGAAATGAGCGCAAATCCATTCCTGATTTCCTTCGCATCATTGTTCCATTCCGTGTACCAGACCTATTTTACCTCTATTACCTATAACGAGGTGGTGAAGCTGGATTTGCATCAGGCCATTGTGGATGCCATAGAGGACAGCGATGGCGATCGCGCCTTCACCGCCTGTCAGGCATTACTGATAGCCCCCAATGATCTCCCGGATAAATAA